A region of Thermococcus sp. DNA encodes the following proteins:
- a CDS encoding 30S ribosomal protein S3: MAIERYFIRENVKEMLIDEYLEKELRRAGYGGIDIKKTPLGTKVTIFAASPGYVIGRGGRKIRELTRLLERKFNLENPQIEVEEIKNPYLNAKVQAVRLAQALERGIHFRRAAYSAIRAIMRNGARGVEIRLSGKLTGERAKSVRFYQGYLAKVGNPAETLVSKGYAQARLKLGVIGVKVSIMPPDAKLPDEIEVIEKPVEEEVSGE, from the coding sequence TTGGCGATCGAGAGATACTTCATCAGGGAGAACGTTAAGGAGATGCTCATTGACGAGTACCTCGAAAAGGAGCTCAGAAGGGCTGGCTACGGTGGAATCGACATAAAGAAAACTCCCCTTGGTACAAAGGTGACGATATTCGCGGCCAGTCCCGGATATGTTATCGGCAGGGGTGGAAGGAAGATACGGGAGCTTACCCGGCTACTCGAGAGGAAGTTCAACCTTGAGAACCCACAGATCGAGGTCGAGGAGATCAAAAATCCCTACCTCAACGCCAAGGTTCAGGCTGTCAGGCTTGCCCAGGCCCTTGAGAGGGGTATTCACTTCAGGAGGGCTGCCTACTCGGCCATAAGAGCGATCATGAGGAACGGTGCCAGGGGTGTCGAAATCCGTCTGAGCGGAAAACTCACCGGTGAGAGGGCCAAAAGTGTCCGCTTTTATCAGGGTTACCTCGCTAAGGTCGGCAACCCCGCCGAGACCCTCGTCAGTAAGGGCTACGCACAGGCGCGCCTTAAACTCGGCGTCATTGGTGTTAAGGTCTCAATCATGCCGCCCGATGCTAAACTCCCGGACGAAATTGAGGTCATAGAAAAGCCCGTTGAGGAAGAGGTGAGCGGAGAATGA
- a CDS encoding 50S ribosomal protein L14, protein MAKKGAGATRGISPVRPTRALPIGAYLRVADNSGAKVVQIIGVVGYKGTRRRLASAGVGDMVIAAVKKGRPDIRHQVVRAVVVRQRKEYRRLDGMRVKFEDNAAAIVTPEGVPRGTEIRGAIAREAAERWVRLGSIASIVL, encoded by the coding sequence ATGGCCAAGAAGGGTGCTGGAGCCACAAGGGGAATTAGTCCAGTCAGGCCGACCCGTGCCCTCCCAATAGGCGCTTATCTCAGGGTCGCAGACAACAGCGGCGCCAAGGTCGTTCAGATCATAGGCGTCGTCGGTTACAAAGGTACCAGGAGGAGGCTGGCCAGCGCGGGTGTTGGGGACATGGTTATCGCGGCTGTCAAGAAGGGGCGGCCGGATATCAGGCATCAGGTGGTCAGAGCCGTCGTTGTGAGGCAGAGAAAGGAATACAGAAGGCTCGACGGCATGCGTGTCAAGTTCGAGGACAACGCGGCAGCGATAGTCACCCCTGAGGGTGTCCCCAGAGGAACCGAGATAAGGGGCGCCATAGCGAGGGAGGCCGCCGAGCGCTGGGTCAGGCTCGGCAGCATAGCGAGCATCGTGTTGTGA
- a CDS encoding putative RNA uridine N3 methyltransferase, whose amino-acid sequence MGWHIFIPDSLLEESDDPKIRTYKVGQVARAAAIFGVEHIWIYGAGGRDGRFIKTILEYAETPQYLRKRLFPLIPELRYVGVIPPLRTPHHKLKRKPRVGEIREGFAFRKGRRIYADIGLDDLAMVEGVIEGRATFEIISTRPLKVIPTKPEEYWGYRVHLTGSPLAKTLKKARLDLAVATSRKGQDIREVRLPSLKREVGLVFGSPRRGVMELLGGEDYNFDLILNTVPNQRTATVRTEEAILATLAVFNFIGRD is encoded by the coding sequence ATGGGCTGGCACATCTTTATTCCGGATTCGCTCCTTGAAGAGAGTGATGATCCGAAAATTCGGACGTACAAGGTTGGTCAGGTAGCAAGAGCAGCGGCGATCTTCGGCGTCGAGCACATCTGGATTTACGGGGCCGGCGGCAGGGACGGCAGGTTCATAAAAACCATCCTCGAATACGCTGAAACACCCCAGTACCTCAGGAAGAGGCTATTTCCGCTGATACCGGAGTTGAGGTACGTTGGCGTCATCCCGCCCTTGAGGACCCCCCACCATAAGCTCAAGCGAAAGCCCAGAGTTGGGGAGATCCGTGAGGGCTTCGCCTTCAGGAAGGGACGAAGGATTTACGCCGACATTGGACTTGATGACCTTGCGATGGTTGAAGGAGTCATTGAAGGGCGTGCAACGTTCGAGATCATCTCAACAAGGCCCCTCAAAGTGATACCGACAAAACCAGAGGAGTACTGGGGGTACCGGGTTCACCTCACCGGTAGCCCTCTAGCAAAAACACTTAAAAAGGCAAGGCTTGACCTGGCAGTTGCAACCTCCAGGAAGGGGCAAGACATTCGGGAGGTGAGGCTTCCCTCACTTAAGAGGGAGGTCGGATTGGTCTTTGGCTCGCCGAGGAGGGGCGTGATGGAGCTCCTCGGTGGGGAGGATTATAACTTTGATCTAATCCTCAACACAGTTCCAAATCAGCGGACAGCCACCGTCCGCACCGAGGAGGCCATCTTGGCCACACTCGCGGTGTTTAATTTCATAGGGAGGGATTGA
- a CDS encoding 30S ribosomal protein S4e, with translation MARKGAKRHLKRLAAPTQWYLSRKTYKWAIRPRPGPHSMKTSIPLLYIIRDYLGYAKTAREARRILNEGRVLVDGIPRKDYKFPVGIMDVVSIPETGEHYRILPNRIGKLILHPIADKEANVKPLRINNKRMVKGAKVQLNLHDGSNHLVTMNDKDKYRTAYTVLMRVPDREVIEVIPFEVGVYVFVTQGKNVARRGKVTEVRRFPMGWPDVVTIEDENGELFDTLKEYAFVVGKEKPEISLP, from the coding sequence ATGGCGAGAAAGGGTGCAAAGAGACACCTTAAGAGGCTTGCTGCCCCAACCCAGTGGTACCTCTCAAGAAAGACCTACAAATGGGCCATCCGTCCGAGGCCGGGTCCCCACAGTATGAAGACCTCGATTCCGCTGCTCTATATAATCAGGGACTATCTCGGCTACGCCAAGACTGCAAGGGAGGCACGGAGGATACTTAACGAAGGCAGGGTCCTGGTTGATGGTATACCAAGGAAGGACTACAAGTTCCCCGTCGGTATAATGGACGTTGTTTCTATCCCTGAGACCGGCGAGCACTACAGAATCCTACCGAACAGAATTGGGAAGCTGATACTTCATCCTATAGCTGATAAGGAAGCCAACGTGAAGCCACTCAGGATAAACAACAAGCGCATGGTTAAGGGGGCCAAGGTTCAGCTAAACCTCCACGATGGAAGCAATCACTTGGTCACCATGAACGATAAGGATAAGTACAGGACGGCCTATACCGTTCTCATGAGGGTTCCCGACAGAGAGGTCATCGAGGTCATCCCGTTCGAGGTAGGGGTCTACGTCTTCGTTACCCAGGGTAAGAACGTCGCCAGGAGAGGCAAGGTCACTGAGGTTAGGAGGTTCCCGATGGGCTGGCCGGACGTTGTCACAATTGAGGACGAGAACGGCGAACTCTTCGACACACTTAAGGAGTACGCCTTCGTCGTTGGAAAAGAGAAGCCGGAGATTTCCCTTCCGTGA
- a CDS encoding RNA ligase, which translates to MVGSRFRSLLLKLGVPEDRLAVLDGKGGIVEGEFEGIRYVRFRDSAKGFRRGTVVFENGDVVLGFPHIKRIVQLENVIRRVFKNRAFYVEEKVDGYNVRVVSVRDRVLALTRGGFICPFTTERILDFINEEFFRDYPNLVLAGEMAGPESPYIVEGPPYVKEDIGFFLFDIQEKGTGRSLPVEERLKLAEEYGIRHVETFGLYDRSKIGGLHELIERLGRERREGIVMKTPDMRRIAKYVTPYANINDVRIGSHVFFDLPHGYFMGRIKRLAFYLAEKHIKGKEFDEYAKALGKALLRPFVESIHEVANGGEVEEVFTVRVKSISTAHRMMTHFERLGVKIHIEDIEDLRNGYWRITFKRVYPDATREMRELWNGRAFVD; encoded by the coding sequence ATGGTTGGCTCTCGCTTCAGGTCACTGCTCCTCAAGCTCGGCGTTCCTGAGGACAGGCTGGCCGTTCTTGATGGTAAGGGTGGGATTGTGGAGGGCGAATTCGAAGGTATCAGATACGTTCGCTTTCGAGATTCCGCCAAGGGTTTTCGGCGCGGAACGGTTGTCTTTGAGAACGGCGATGTCGTCCTTGGATTCCCTCACATTAAACGCATAGTCCAGCTTGAGAACGTAATAAGGAGAGTCTTTAAGAACAGGGCATTCTACGTTGAGGAGAAGGTGGACGGCTACAACGTCCGCGTCGTGAGTGTGAGGGACAGGGTTCTTGCCCTCACAAGGGGCGGCTTTATCTGTCCCTTCACGACGGAGAGGATACTGGACTTCATAAACGAGGAGTTCTTCAGGGACTACCCCAACCTCGTCCTGGCGGGGGAGATGGCCGGGCCTGAAAGCCCGTACATCGTTGAAGGGCCGCCCTACGTGAAAGAAGACATAGGGTTCTTCCTCTTTGACATCCAGGAGAAGGGAACGGGAAGGAGCCTCCCTGTGGAGGAGAGGCTTAAGCTTGCCGAGGAGTACGGCATTCGTCACGTTGAAACTTTTGGCCTCTACGACCGCTCGAAGATTGGGGGGCTGCATGAGTTAATCGAAAGGCTGGGCAGGGAGAGGAGAGAGGGCATCGTCATGAAAACGCCAGACATGAGGAGAATCGCGAAATACGTAACGCCCTACGCCAACATCAACGACGTCAGGATAGGCTCGCACGTATTCTTCGACCTGCCCCACGGCTACTTCATGGGGCGGATTAAGCGCCTCGCGTTCTATCTGGCCGAAAAGCACATCAAGGGCAAGGAGTTCGACGAGTACGCGAAGGCCCTCGGAAAGGCCCTCCTCCGGCCGTTCGTTGAGAGCATCCACGAGGTTGCTAACGGCGGCGAGGTCGAGGAGGTATTCACGGTCAGGGTGAAGAGCATAAGCACTGCCCACAGGATGATGACCCACTTCGAGAGGCTCGGCGTGAAGATCCACATCGAGGACATCGAGGATTTGAGAAACGGCTACTGGAGGATAACCTTCAAGAGGGTCTATCCGGACGCCACACGCGAGATGAGAGAGCTTTGGAACGGCAGGGCGTTCGTGGATTGA
- the rplX gene encoding 50S ribosomal protein L24, translating into MKLNTKQPRKQRKFLYNAPLHLRGKFMSAALSRDLRERYNVRNLPIRSGDKVRIVRGDFKGKEGKVMDIDLKRYRIHVEGVTQKKVDGTEVFYPVHPSNVVIIDLNLEDEKREKIINRRA; encoded by the coding sequence ATGAAGCTTAATACAAAGCAACCGAGAAAGCAGAGGAAGTTCCTTTACAACGCCCCACTGCATCTTAGGGGCAAGTTCATGAGTGCGGCCCTCAGCAGGGATCTGAGGGAAAGGTACAACGTCAGGAACCTCCCTATTAGGTCGGGGGACAAGGTCAGGATCGTCCGGGGCGACTTCAAGGGCAAGGAAGGCAAGGTCATGGATATTGACCTCAAAAGGTACAGGATACACGTTGAGGGGGTTACCCAGAAGAAGGTTGATGGAACCGAGGTGTTCTACCCGGTTCACCCGTCCAACGTCGTTATAATAGACCTCAACCTTGAGGACGAGAAGAGGGAGAAGATAATTAATAGGAGGGCTTGA
- a CDS encoding ATP-binding protein, with product MLFSPYPKTKREELFDRERELRELKEAVGRGERLILLLGLRRLGKSSLLNVALNELTYPSIKVDVRKTYSEFSSVNRYVIGKMLLSGMSGRKKLVEEAKLFLERVRGVSVSGLRLEITSKDFSITELLEALNEYGGKAGRVIIAFDEAQYLRFGGATRYDGILAYAIDNLKNLTFILTGSEVGLLFDFLKFNDPEAPLFGRYHHDISLERFNPKLSREFLRTGFEETEFKVMEREIEGAVEELDGIPGWLSLYGYIRVTRKLRHHKAIEEVLREAKAIAGNELSKLFNYSPRYRFILKAIALNYSRWKDIRDYLSLKLGPVNDSNFSALLENLVKAGYVEKKKGSYHIPDPVLAKVFREL from the coding sequence ATGCTGTTTTCACCGTACCCAAAGACGAAGAGGGAAGAACTCTTTGATAGGGAAAGGGAACTCAGGGAGCTTAAGGAGGCAGTGGGGAGAGGAGAAAGGCTAATCCTCCTTCTCGGCCTCAGGAGGCTCGGAAAGAGCTCACTCCTCAACGTTGCACTCAACGAGCTCACCTACCCTTCAATAAAAGTCGACGTGAGAAAAACCTACTCCGAGTTCTCATCCGTCAACAGGTACGTAATCGGGAAAATGCTCCTCTCAGGAATGAGCGGAAGGAAAAAGCTGGTCGAGGAGGCAAAGCTCTTCCTTGAGAGGGTCAGGGGGGTAAGCGTTTCCGGGCTCAGACTGGAGATAACCTCAAAGGACTTCTCGATAACGGAGCTCTTGGAGGCGCTCAATGAATACGGCGGAAAAGCCGGAAGAGTAATTATTGCCTTCGACGAGGCTCAGTACCTGCGCTTTGGGGGGGCCACGAGGTACGACGGGATTTTGGCTTACGCCATTGACAACCTCAAAAACCTGACATTCATTCTCACCGGCTCAGAGGTGGGTCTTCTCTTCGACTTCTTGAAGTTTAACGATCCTGAAGCGCCGCTCTTCGGCAGATACCACCACGACATATCCCTTGAGCGTTTTAATCCGAAGCTGAGCAGAGAATTCCTGAGAACGGGCTTCGAAGAGACAGAGTTTAAAGTTATGGAACGGGAAATCGAAGGGGCCGTTGAAGAGCTCGACGGTATCCCCGGCTGGCTCTCCCTCTACGGGTACATCCGCGTTACGAGGAAACTCAGACATCATAAAGCTATTGAGGAAGTTCTCAGGGAGGCTAAAGCCATAGCCGGAAACGAGCTGTCGAAGCTCTTCAACTACAGTCCCCGCTACCGCTTCATACTGAAGGCGATAGCGTTGAACTATTCCCGCTGGAAGGACATTAGAGACTACCTTTCCTTAAAGCTCGGCCCCGTAAACGACTCGAACTTTTCAGCTTTGCTTGAGAACCTCGTCAAAGCAGGCTACGTGGAAAAGAAGAAGGGAAGCTACCACATCCCCGACCCCGTGTTGGCGAAGGTCTTCAGGGAGCTTTAA
- the yciH gene encoding stress response translation initiation inhibitor YciH yields MLFKEVLKEQQRIRVYIEKARYGKLKTIIEGIDEKEFDLDEIAKKLKAKLACGGTVKKGRIELQGDHRDRVRKLLGELGFSEDLVEVE; encoded by the coding sequence ATGCTCTTTAAGGAGGTCCTGAAGGAACAGCAGAGGATTAGGGTGTACATAGAGAAAGCCCGCTACGGGAAGCTCAAGACCATAATCGAGGGGATCGATGAGAAGGAGTTCGATCTCGATGAGATCGCAAAGAAACTGAAGGCGAAGTTGGCATGCGGTGGAACCGTGAAAAAAGGAAGAATAGAGCTCCAGGGCGATCACAGGGACAGGGTCAGGAAGTTGCTTGGAGAACTTGGATTTTCAGAGGACTTGGTAGAGGTGGAGTGA
- a CDS encoding 50S ribosomal protein L23, which translates to MDPYRVIVRPLVTEKAVSMIERENKLTFIVNRRATRADIKRAVEEMFEVKVEKVNVLLTMKGEKKAYVKLKPEYDASEIAARIGLF; encoded by the coding sequence ATGGATCCGTACAGGGTTATCGTTAGGCCGCTCGTCACGGAGAAGGCCGTTTCAATGATAGAACGAGAGAACAAGCTCACCTTCATAGTGAACAGGAGGGCCACAAGGGCCGACATCAAGAGGGCCGTGGAAGAGATGTTCGAGGTTAAAGTGGAGAAGGTCAACGTCCTCCTCACCATGAAGGGCGAAAAGAAGGCTTACGTGAAACTCAAGCCGGAATACGACGCTAGTGAGATAGCCGCAAGGATAGGATTGTTCTGA
- the rpl4p gene encoding 50S ribosomal protein L4 → MKVKVFSLEGEPVEEIELPKVFATPFRPDLIRRAVIASWTHRIQPQGRDPQAGKRRVTENIGKGHGMARVERIKTSPRFAAFVPFAVGGRRTHPPKVEKVIWEGINKKEKRLAVMSAIAATANYDLVRARGHMVDNVPQVPLVVTDDLEKVFKTAQTREIFKKLGVWDDIERAKKNTKIRAGKGKMRGRRYKKAKGPLVVVAKNEGIVQGARNHPGVDVITVENLGVELLAPGTHPGRLTIWTKGAIEKLREIYG, encoded by the coding sequence ATGAAAGTTAAGGTATTTTCACTTGAAGGCGAGCCCGTTGAGGAGATAGAGCTTCCAAAGGTCTTTGCCACCCCCTTCAGGCCCGACCTCATCAGGAGGGCTGTCATTGCCTCATGGACGCACAGGATACAGCCGCAGGGCAGGGACCCGCAGGCCGGTAAGAGACGCGTCACCGAGAACATTGGAAAGGGCCATGGGATGGCGAGGGTTGAGAGGATAAAGACCTCTCCGAGGTTCGCTGCGTTCGTCCCCTTTGCGGTTGGTGGAAGAAGGACCCACCCACCAAAGGTCGAGAAGGTTATCTGGGAGGGCATTAACAAGAAGGAGAAGAGACTCGCTGTAATGAGCGCGATAGCCGCCACCGCAAACTATGACCTCGTCAGGGCTAGGGGGCACATGGTCGACAACGTCCCGCAGGTTCCGCTAGTCGTCACCGACGACCTCGAGAAGGTCTTCAAGACCGCCCAAACTAGGGAGATATTCAAGAAGCTCGGCGTCTGGGACGACATTGAGAGGGCCAAAAAGAACACCAAGATAAGGGCAGGTAAGGGCAAGATGCGCGGAAGGCGCTACAAGAAGGCCAAGGGGCCGCTCGTCGTCGTTGCCAAAAACGAGGGAATCGTCCAGGGAGCTAGGAACCACCCGGGCGTTGACGTTATCACAGTGGAGAACCTCGGCGTTGAACTGCTCGCTCCGGGTACCCACCCCGGAAGGCTTACCATATGGACAAAGGGTGCGATAGAAAAGCTTAGGGAGATTTACGGGTGA
- a CDS encoding 30S ribosomal protein S17: protein MREIGLKIQPPAEKCDDPNCPWHGYLKLHGRYFEGVIVSDKGKKTVVVERQHYHYLKKYERYELRRSRIHAHNPECIDAKVGDRVLIAESRPISKTKSFVVVAVTKRAEEV from the coding sequence ATGAGAGAGATTGGATTGAAGATTCAGCCTCCCGCTGAGAAATGTGATGATCCAAACTGCCCGTGGCATGGATATCTAAAGCTCCACGGCAGATACTTTGAGGGAGTTATCGTCAGCGATAAGGGCAAAAAGACCGTCGTGGTTGAAAGGCAGCACTACCACTATCTCAAGAAGTACGAGAGATATGAACTTAGGAGAAGCAGGATACACGCTCACAACCCCGAATGCATAGATGCTAAGGTCGGTGACAGAGTCCTAATAGCTGAGAGCAGACCGATAAGTAAAACCAAGAGTTTCGTGGTAGTTGCCGTGACCAAAAGGGCTGAGGAGGTGTGA
- a CDS encoding ribonuclease P protein component 1 encodes MRWNREKRKNRAPGRSQGQGQEVAWRTWIFRGLGRGGVNHKRLIWSELIGLKAKIIRASHPELVGIEGYVLDETRNTLTLGGERVWVIPKDVVELEFEAGNKRIRIEGKNLIGRPEMRLKKRWRR; translated from the coding sequence ATGCGGTGGAACCGTGAAAAAAGGAAGAATAGAGCTCCAGGGCGATCACAGGGACAGGGTCAGGAAGTTGCTTGGAGAACTTGGATTTTCAGAGGACTTGGTAGAGGTGGAGTGAACCATAAAAGGCTCATCTGGAGCGAGCTCATTGGACTGAAAGCAAAGATTATAAGGGCATCCCATCCAGAGCTGGTTGGCATCGAGGGCTACGTCCTTGATGAGACGAGGAATACCCTCACCCTCGGCGGTGAGCGGGTCTGGGTAATCCCAAAGGACGTGGTGGAACTTGAGTTTGAAGCTGGCAATAAAAGAATCCGGATTGAAGGGAAGAACCTAATAGGAAGGCCTGAGATGAGATTGAAGAAGAGGTGGAGACGATGA
- the rplV gene encoding 50S ribosomal protein L22 gives MSKGRFSYSFQNFDPERMARASGRDLRMSPKHTVELLREIRGMMVNDALRYLDDVIALKRPVPMKRFNDSQGHKPGRGFGPGRYPVKVAKAVKRILLNAKNNAEQKGLDVDRLKVIHAAAQRGPVLRGYIPKAYGRATPFNEQTTHVEIVVEEIRR, from the coding sequence ATGTCCAAGGGAAGGTTTTCCTATTCATTCCAGAACTTTGATCCTGAGAGAATGGCGCGCGCCAGTGGAAGGGATCTCAGGATGTCCCCAAAGCACACTGTGGAGCTCCTCAGGGAGATCAGGGGCATGATGGTCAACGATGCACTCCGCTACCTCGACGACGTTATAGCGCTCAAGAGACCGGTTCCAATGAAGCGGTTCAACGACAGCCAGGGGCACAAGCCGGGCAGGGGTTTCGGTCCAGGTCGCTATCCGGTCAAGGTCGCCAAAGCCGTCAAGAGGATCCTCCTCAACGCCAAGAACAACGCCGAACAGAAGGGGCTTGATGTTGACAGGCTTAAGGTGATCCACGCAGCAGCCCAGAGGGGCCCAGTGCTCCGCGGCTACATTCCCAAGGCCTATGGAAGGGCCACACCGTTCAACGAACAGACCACCCACGTGGAGATAGTTGTTGAGGAGATTAGGAGGTGA
- a CDS encoding 30S ribosomal protein S19 produces the protein MARKKEFKYRGYSFNELLNMSLEDFAKLLPARQRRSLKRGLSPEQKKLLRKIRLARKGKYKKPIKTHSRDMVILPEMVGMTIHVHNGKEFVALDIKEEMIGHYLGEFALTRKIVQHGSPGVGATRSSMFVAIK, from the coding sequence ATGGCGAGGAAGAAAGAGTTTAAGTACAGGGGTTACAGTTTCAATGAACTGCTTAACATGTCACTTGAGGATTTTGCCAAGCTTCTTCCTGCCAGGCAGAGGAGAAGCCTCAAGCGTGGACTTTCACCTGAGCAGAAGAAACTCCTGAGGAAGATACGGCTTGCTAGAAAAGGGAAGTACAAGAAGCCGATAAAAACCCACAGCAGGGACATGGTTATCCTCCCAGAGATGGTCGGCATGACCATACACGTCCACAACGGGAAGGAGTTCGTCGCTCTGGACATCAAAGAGGAAATGATAGGACACTACCTCGGTGAGTTTGCCCTGACCCGGAAGATAGTGCAGCACGGTTCGCCGGGTGTTGGAGCTACAAGGTCCTCAATGTTCGTGGCTATCAAGTGA
- a CDS encoding 50S ribosomal protein L2 — translation MGKSLIQQRRGKGTSTFRAPSHRYRGAVKYVPLNLTKEQTLVGEVVEILHDPGRTAPVARVKFTNGMEKLIIAPEGLLVGEEIAAGPNAPIKMGNSLPLAMIPEGSYVYDIEGSPGDGGKYVRAGGTYALIVSREKDKVIVQLPSGELRQFNPACRATIGVVAGGGRLEKPIVKAGKAYYIMKARNRFWPKPRGVKMNAVNHPHGGKEHHIGRPSTIARRAAPGQKVGHIAARRTGRRK, via the coding sequence ATGGGAAAGAGTCTGATTCAACAGAGGAGAGGTAAGGGAACGAGCACCTTTAGGGCGCCCTCCCACAGGTACAGGGGAGCGGTTAAGTACGTTCCGCTTAACCTGACGAAGGAGCAGACCCTTGTTGGTGAAGTCGTAGAGATACTCCACGACCCCGGAAGGACCGCACCGGTTGCCAGGGTGAAGTTTACGAACGGCATGGAGAAGCTCATCATAGCTCCAGAAGGGCTCCTCGTTGGTGAGGAGATAGCGGCCGGGCCGAACGCTCCGATAAAAATGGGCAACTCCCTTCCGCTCGCAATGATACCTGAGGGAAGCTACGTTTACGACATAGAGGGGAGCCCCGGTGATGGTGGCAAGTACGTCCGTGCGGGTGGAACTTACGCACTCATCGTCAGCAGGGAGAAGGACAAGGTCATAGTCCAGCTTCCGAGTGGTGAGCTCAGGCAGTTCAACCCTGCCTGCAGGGCAACCATAGGTGTGGTCGCTGGCGGTGGAAGACTTGAGAAGCCCATAGTTAAGGCAGGAAAGGCTTACTACATCATGAAGGCGAGGAACAGGTTCTGGCCAAAGCCGAGGGGCGTCAAGATGAACGCAGTTAACCACCCACACGGTGGTAAGGAGCATCACATTGGCAGGCCAAGCACCATCGCCAGAAGGGCCGCCCCAGGTCAGAAGGTTGGTCATATCGCCGCGAGAAGAACCGGTAGGAGGAAGTGA
- a CDS encoding 50S ribosomal protein L3 produces the protein MGKIHRPRRGSLAYSPRKRARSVVPRIKTWPEESEVRLLGFAGYKAGMTHILMIDDRPGLTRGKEIVMPVTIVEVPPLFVYGIRAYRQGYLGLETVTEVWALNLSDDLKRRIKTLPKNYNEETFRAKLGELEDLVRNGEIVEVRALVHTQPRLIKLKKKPEVMEYAVGGDDVAAKFDYLKGIVGREVRAGDVLHEGELLDVIAVTKGKGTQGPVKRWGVKIQFHKAQRAGKARHIGNLGPWHPTRVMWTVPLAGQMGFHHRTEFNKRLIAIGENGTLELNGNKVEVTPKGGFPHYGLIRSDFLMIQGTVPGAFKRIVRVRPAIRAPKKRPPLERPQITYISRESKQ, from the coding sequence ATGGGAAAGATACACAGACCAAGGAGAGGTTCACTGGCTTACTCGCCCAGAAAGCGGGCTAGGAGTGTAGTCCCAAGAATCAAAACATGGCCGGAGGAGAGTGAGGTTAGACTGCTTGGCTTCGCAGGATACAAGGCGGGGATGACCCACATCCTCATGATAGACGACAGGCCGGGGCTTACCAGGGGCAAGGAAATCGTTATGCCTGTTACTATCGTGGAAGTCCCGCCGCTCTTCGTCTACGGTATCAGGGCATACAGACAGGGGTACCTTGGACTGGAGACCGTCACTGAGGTATGGGCACTCAACCTCAGCGATGACCTGAAGAGAAGGATAAAAACACTCCCTAAGAACTACAACGAGGAAACGTTCCGTGCAAAGCTTGGGGAGCTTGAGGATCTCGTTAGGAATGGAGAGATCGTTGAGGTCAGGGCCCTCGTCCACACCCAGCCGAGACTCATCAAACTCAAGAAGAAGCCCGAGGTCATGGAATACGCGGTTGGCGGAGACGATGTTGCCGCCAAGTTTGACTACCTCAAGGGGATCGTTGGCAGGGAGGTCCGTGCGGGGGATGTCCTTCACGAGGGCGAGCTCCTCGACGTCATCGCGGTAACCAAGGGCAAGGGAACTCAGGGCCCGGTCAAGAGATGGGGAGTTAAGATACAGTTTCACAAGGCCCAGCGTGCAGGTAAGGCTAGGCATATAGGCAACCTCGGTCCGTGGCATCCGACCAGGGTCATGTGGACGGTTCCGCTTGCGGGACAGATGGGTTTCCACCACAGAACCGAGTTCAACAAGAGACTCATAGCGATAGGCGAGAACGGAACCCTTGAGCTCAACGGCAACAAAGTTGAGGTGACTCCAAAGGGAGGCTTCCCTCACTACGGTCTCATAAGAAGCGACTTCCTGATGATCCAGGGCACGGTCCCGGGTGCTTTTAAGAGAATCGTCCGGGTCAGACCGGCCATCAGGGCTCCGAAGAAGAGACCTCCCCTTGAGAGACCACAGATAACGTACATCAGTAGAGAATCCAAGCAGTGA
- the rpmC gene encoding 50S ribosomal protein L29, with protein sequence MKPSEIREMGMDEINERLRELRLELAKERGVLTMGASTENPMVIRNLRRDIARLLTIRKEKLKEKR encoded by the coding sequence ATGAAGCCAAGTGAGATCCGTGAGATGGGCATGGATGAGATCAACGAGAGGCTCAGGGAGCTCCGCCTTGAGCTCGCCAAGGAGAGGGGTGTGCTCACCATGGGGGCATCGACCGAAAACCCCATGGTCATCCGAAACCTCAGGCGCGATATAGCGCGCCTGCTTACCATACGAAAGGAGAAGCTTAAGGAGAAAAGGTGA